The nucleotide window TGGAAGATGTGAAAGTTCTTGAATTTGTCGATCTTTCATTAGATGAACCAaagttagaaatttttttttttatgataataCAACTCAAACATAGAGAAGGAGAATGACAATGAAATAGAAAAAATGTCATAAAttttattatctttttctttttttaatatctAAATGTGTTgtagtttatattttttttataagtataAAACTTCtaaacatatttttttttataaagttgAATTTGAATATTgatttaaactttatttattattaaatatctttcatcatatatatatatatatatatatatatatatatatatatacccttatattttttatatttatgtattttcctaaattttcatttcctatattttttaaaatcccATTTCCCTTTCACAATGCTAGCGTTGAAGGATTTGCTGGAGATAATATTATTGTCCAGAACATGATTGGGAAGGAGACCCGTCTCCTCAGCCGTGAGCAAGTCCAAAACCGGTTCATTGCAGTTGAGATTATCAGTTTAGTCATTAATGGTGCTCTTGACTATACTCATGATTTGAGAGCAAAGGGGTTGGCGTAGAGCATTAGGACCGAGAAAGACTTGAAACGAGTTTACCCCCATATCTGCTGCGGAAGTAACTACAAGGCATTGAAGAATTCTTACACTACATGTACATCCAGCTGTAGTGACAAAATGCTCATCTATTAATACAAAGAATGAACTCTAAAATTGATTTTTAGCTACAAATGTAGAAGGTTCGATATCAAATTCCAGCCCATCCATGTCTTCTTATCACAAGGGTTTACAAAGTTCAGCTCAAACATCTCCCTGCTAAAATGTTCACCAGTTTCGCAAAAGCCCACAAGCTTAGCAACAATTTGAGCACTCTCTTCTACGTGTTTCATGTTAAGAGGGTCAGTCCATAACTTGTTCACCAGTTGTAGCCTCCTTTGTTTTCCCACTGGTGGGATTTCCCATTTTGCATAAAGCATTTCTCTTTCCTCTGCTGTTAGCTTTGAACTCACCCTCTTTGCTAGATATTCCCTTTCTTGTTTAAGAGCTTTGATGCTGTATTCAACACCAAGAAAAAACAATCGGCTATTATTATTATATTGGCACATTTAGCAGGCCTGGATCAATTCTGAAAAAGAGATAAAGAAAGAAATACCTTGATGACACTGAACCTGCAGGTTCATCGCCTAACAGTGCTGGGCTTGCATTGCCAAGTTCTGACAAATGCTGCTCCAGCCATGACAATCGTCTAAGCTCAACTTCCATATATATCTGATCGGAAGGATCACCTTTAAATAACAGATAAAATTGTGTTCTGTGTATAATTGAAACATGGCATAAATGCCACAGCATCACAATTTGCTTTCTTTGATCCTCAAAGAGCAAGTGCCAGGCCACGGGGGACTGTTCAGTAGCATCAGCCTCAACAGTTGCAGCCTCATTTGCCTCTAGCTCCAACACCTGATCAAGATACGAGATAAAAATGTATGTGAAACATAAAGAACATACCACAATTTAACTTTCACATATATTATGAAAATCAGAAATCAAATATGTGGGTCAATGTAAGTAGCAATCCACAGTCAGTGGTTTAGTATCTAACTAACAAAAGGACTGAAACGTACATCAATAAATGCATGGATGTTTTTCTTTCTTAAAATTTTGTGGGAACAAGAACATAAGATTTAACTTTCACATATATTATGATTTATCCAATTGAAACAAATATTTGTAAATTCAAAGAAACAAATATTGTTTAGAACATAAGATTTCCAAAAGAAACACCAATTACTTATGACGATGAGAAGTGTGaactaagagaaaaaaaaatttgtaaattGTAAGGCAAACAAATATTCTCACCTGGCAAACCAGAAGCTGCTTTTGATATTGTAGCTTTGCTACCCTTTCTTTTAACTCAGTAACATAAGCTCTAATGCTTTGTATATTATCTTCAGCAGCATTCTTGAACATTCTCTGCATTTTCTTCACATTAACTGAATTTGACCGCAACGTTGGAGTTCCCTCTCTTGATGAGGCACAGCAGTCACTTTTACTACTCTTTAAGGGAGTAACCTCAGATGGCTTAGGCAATCTATTGTCACTAAACAATAGATTACTATTCTCAGGAACTCTGTTCTCAATGTCATTCTCCACGACTCCTCGAGAAGAGGACAGAGGTGAGCATGGGGACCTTATGATATTTTGCATGTTTGAACTGTTGCTCAATGCAAAAGGAaaggttttcttcttcttcaattgggACTTGAAATCTGGAGTCTCCTCATTAATTGGAAAAGAGGAAACTATCATGTCTATAGATTTCTGAACATTGTCAAGCTTCCTTTCTAAAGATGCAATGGTGCTTTCTTGAGAGTTTAATCGAGTGATCTCTTCCTTCAGATTGGCCTTGTCCCCAATCACAATCTCTTCAGGAACAGAGTTGACTACTTGCATGTCCTTAATCTCGGACAGCATCTTCGCTAAGGTTTCTGTAGTTGCTTGACTTCCCATTCTGTGAGAAGCAACCTCCTTATGAAGTACTTCAAGTGCTCGATTTGCTTCCTCACCTAGTTGCCTCTGCAGCTGCTCAAGCTTACGTATTTCGTGAACAAGCATTGATGGATCTGTAGAAGTGGTTGACTGTCTAATCATTGCCTGTCTTCCAACTACATTTCTTTGTCTTGTTTCCGGAGTATGTTTGTCTTTGCATGGTTCATCCTCAACAGGAAAAGAAAGACACCTGGCTACTTGGCTAGAGGGCCCACACTGGTTTCTTTGCACCTGAAAAAGTCATTGATTAGAGATGAGCATTAGAACTGttagaaaataaaggaaatagtAGTTAATATGTTACCTTCTGCTCCTTGTGTGCTTTCCTTTCTTGTTCAAGCTGGGATTGTGCAATGTCTCTCTGCCTTTTGAGCTCTTTCATTTCCCTCTCCATCTGCAATTCAGAAAAGTCATTTACAGATAAAAACCATATGAAGATGAAAAAATAGCATATGCACGTCTGGCACTTTTTTGACCTCTGATTGCTAGTTAGATAATgataattaaagataaaacaattataCCAagcaaaaaataaaatagaactGGTGCTTCAATTAAAGAAAAGACCTAGCATATGCTTTGTGTGTGTTTTCAACGTATTTGTTACGTAAAGTGGAGATGCCAAAGCTACACAGGGAACAAAAGCACTGTGTTCAAGAAATTTAAGTTTCTAGAAGAATCTCCCTGCAACTTAGAGATCAACCAGTAACAGAAttcttaaaattgattaaatttttaaacTAAACAAGGAGCTAAGTGCTTAAGATGAAGTAGAATTTACTTAAGAATTTCCCAAGACACACAAACCTCctcaattttcaaattcttttccatcAACAACGTTTTTAAACAAGAAGCAGAAGGCTCTGGACTTCGTAGCTCAGCTTCAAGTCTGGCCACTTCTTTCTGCAAATGCTTAACTAAATTCTTATCTGAAACAACCTGAAACAAGCAAATTACTTTAGCATCAAAACAAACTCCGTAAATAATATAGTAAATAAGCCTGACATTTTATTTCATGACATACAAAGGAATTCCAAATTTTACATATGCACATGCATGATAAaaattacacacacacacacacacacacacacacatgagaTTTGCTTAAAATCACTAAAATTCAACAAAAATAGCAGCTGGCTGTTAGCAACACAAACAACTATAAGCCAAATTCAATTAATGGCAATGCCATTAATGGCCATTCAGCAACTGTACATAATGCAAGGCTTTATTTTGGCATAATTGATGCATAATTATGACCTAAAACAAATAAGAGCATACCATGTTTACTTGAGCATTGTTGGTAACCTCCTTTGCACTAGTTGCAAATGAAAGGGTATTCTTTGTTTGCTCCACATGACTTAAAGCTGGACTCATGGTACATATAATTGCAGTTCGAGCATTACCCCCAAGTGAATGCTGCAATATCCGTGTGAGTTTTGAGTCTCTGTATGGTATGTGACCGCTCCTCTTTCCACCACTGCAAACACAAATGGGTAAAGACCAAGAACACAATTCACCTGAGTTTTCACCAGTTCTGGCATCTAAAGTTCTCCATCATTACCAGTGATCATAGAATAATATTGGCAAACAGAGTACACCTCAAGGTGCACAGTAACAGAAAATTGCTCCGATCATCTTTGTTTCATAAGAACCAAAGCTATTTTACAAAAGTTTTAGTAAGGTTACAATAAGCTTCCACCAAACAATGTCAAAATTCatctttgcaaaaaaaaaaaaaaaagagcaataGAGAAAATGCTTACGATAAGCTTACTTTGGAAATGCAACCAGAATCTTGGTAAACGATTTGAAGCCCTAATGTATCTAAAATGTATAATTTCAGACTTTGGGGCTAACTGACCTCAGCTTTCTAATCACTGTTGTGAGTGTCAACAAGCTGCGGTTAATGTGACTGCCTTCCTTCAATCTTGTACCACCTGCATTTGTTTGAGAGGCGCGTTCACTTCCAGCAAGGTCCACAAGATTCTGTTGAGTTCCAGTCCCTCAGTGAATAAATCTTACTTTCAAGAACCTTGGTTACTGAGAAAGTTATGAACATACCAAACTAGCTAGAAAGGACTTCACCCGTCCTGAATTTTCCCGGAGAGTGCTCTCAATGGTCTACAAATCACAAAGTAATCCATGCAGCATAAAATTTTAGTGTCTTGAACATTTGGCTAGAAAATAACAAATAGCTACAGGGAAAGGACTGTGATGGCCCATGCCAGCCACATGCAGGAGATAAAACTATTTAAAATACTTGAAATAAATAACAGGGCAATAGTTAAAGAAATAGTTGAACACAAAGAGACCAATGATTGAATTGATTGATAGGCAAAGATGTGAAAAGAATGCCCCATCTCaactttattataatattaattaagctCACCAGTCGTATTATCTGATGCGATCTTGAGCTTTTATCATTCAAAGCAGTTTCTCCTACTTGCCTTTGAGCTGCAGAGGGAAACAAAGTAAAAGGACTTATTATTAGTGTGTGCACAGCAGGTTTTCAAGTTCTGACAGAAGTTTTACATGATACCCGACAAGGCACAAAAGACTAAATTGGTAAGTAGCTTGATAGGACTGGACTTAATAGAGACTATTTACACGTGTATGTATCTGTATGCTTTTTAACCGATGCGAATCATATGCGAGTTAAAAAAAGCATACAGATACATACACGTGTAAATAGTCTCCTGCCATGAACTCAAATTCTGCTTTGCAACACAGCTTGATTTGGCCTTAACTTATCGAAACAGGATGCCATGGATATTGATAGAGAATTGAATTAATGCACCTACACTAATGAGTTATAGCAGACATAAGTAGAAAAAATTACCTTCACAAATTCCAATCAAGTGCCTTAAATGTTGGCTATCCTTAATAGTTTCTTCAACTAGCTTTTCCACAATGGTTCCTTTCTGTTTTCACAAAGGGGAAAAAGTTAGCATTGAAATAACAAAAAACTGCCTCCGagaattttcttaaaatttagatATATTTTATACATACCTCAGGATCATCCAAAAGCCTAAGGGGACCAGATTCACGATTCAAAAGGTCTATAACAGTTTCATTGTATATCTCCAAGGCTGATATTTTTAGGATAAACTCCCTCTCTTGAGTCTGTTAGATAGAAGGAACAcaaactcaacaatttctcaaatcctaACTATTAATGCAATGAACTAAATATTTTGCAACATGGAGATCCATTGTTACTAATTGCTACTAAGAAATTATTAGGCCTTTCATGCATGGCCACTAAGAAATTATTAGGCCTTTCATGCATGGCAATTGtccaacagaaaaaaaaaaagtggtaACTAGTACCACTGAATATTTTATGCTATTCTTACACAAcacactcaaaaaaaaaaaaaaaaaaaaacagaaggaTACAGTATAAAGCATGATTTACATTTTTTATGTGCTCATAGATGTCCTTGACAGCATTTTCTGTGATTCCTCTCATGGTAAACGTCTTACCACTACTAGTTTGCCCATATACAAAGATCGTTGCTGCAATAAGTTAAATATGCAACAATCAGAattccttagcaaaattacacaAAGAAAACACTCATCACAAGCAACAAAATTAACAATTTCAGATTCAGAGCTAAATTTGGCATTACCATTAATTCCCATAAGAGCAGAGAGAGCAACATTCTTAGCCCCTTCTTCATAAACCCTTTGAGTTGAGCAAGTAGGATCAAAAACTTGATCTGTCACATACAGATATAAATATGCAAGTGAAGGAAAAGTCAATGACAAACTGACAAAAACAGAAGAAAAAAAGATATAATATCTAACATCTATACTTATTAAGAAGCCTTGATAATACAATGCTTGTTCTAACATCTAAACAAAGTTGCAAAAAATTTGGCTCAAACTAGTAGGAAATAATAGAGGCACAAGTACAACAACCCAGAAAGTCATATTCGATATACCAAAAGTGTATGCTGTTGCTGGCCGCTCATGATTTGGATTCTTGAAGACTATTGTGTGATCATCCGGGCAATCCCAAGCGATAAGATCATACAATGCTTGTTCCTTCCGGCTCAAAGGCCTAATCCGAACTGTCACTAAAATCTTCTCCTCACGAACCTTTGAGCCACCTGGAGTTGAGGAAGGGGTCCTCTGTATCTTAGATGCTGGCGTGGCCGG belongs to Hevea brasiliensis isolate MT/VB/25A 57/8 chromosome 4, ASM3005281v1, whole genome shotgun sequence and includes:
- the LOC110647168 gene encoding kinesin-like protein NACK2 yields the protein MVGTPATPASKIQRTPSSTPGGSKVREEKILVTVRIRPLSRKEQALYDLIAWDCPDDHTIVFKNPNHERPATAYTFDQVFDPTCSTQRVYEEGAKNVALSALMGINATIFVYGQTSSGKTFTMRGITENAVKDIYEHIKNTQEREFILKISALEIYNETVIDLLNRESGPLRLLDDPEKGTIVEKLVEETIKDSQHLRHLIGICEAQRQVGETALNDKSSRSHQIIRLTIESTLRENSGRVKSFLASLNLVDLAGSERASQTNAGGTRLKEGSHINRSLLTLTTVIRKLSGGKRSGHIPYRDSKLTRILQHSLGGNARTAIICTMSPALSHVEQTKNTLSFATSAKEVTNNAQVNMVVSDKNLVKHLQKEVARLEAELRSPEPSASCLKTLLMEKNLKIEEMEREMKELKRQRDIAQSQLEQERKAHKEQKVQRNQCGPSSQVARCLSFPVEDEPCKDKHTPETRQRNVVGRQAMIRQSTTSTDPSMLVHEIRKLEQLQRQLGEEANRALEVLHKEVASHRMGSQATTETLAKMLSEIKDMQVVNSVPEEIVIGDKANLKEEITRLNSQESTIASLERKLDNVQKSIDMIVSSFPINEETPDFKSQLKKKKTFPFALSNSSNMQNIIRSPCSPLSSSRGVVENDIENRVPENSNLLFSDNRLPKPSEVTPLKSSKSDCCASSREGTPTLRSNSVNVKKMQRMFKNAAEDNIQSIRAYVTELKERVAKLQYQKQLLVCQVLELEANEAATVEADATEQSPVAWHLLFEDQRKQIVMLWHLCHVSIIHRTQFYLLFKGDPSDQIYMEVELRRLSWLEQHLSELGNASPALLGDEPAGSVSSSIKALKQEREYLAKRVSSKLTAEEREMLYAKWEIPPVGKQRRLQLVNKLWTDPLNMKHVEESAQIVAKLVGFCETGEHFSREMFELNFVNPCDKKTWMGWNLISNLLHL